The following are encoded together in the Flavobacterium sp. TR2 genome:
- a CDS encoding DUF4132 domain-containing protein gives MTIEDLLKNKIVENPIKRFKKELEEIVNSNLVTKLFSGTKLKKEVAEFGLELVKFEDNYYGTYISLGSKEAEKFETLVKENIWEDKNYYELLVFFFGEENAAFVKEAWNRLPQKMYQTGYSRRSFRAPNHKSYLLVNQVNFLRSLLNGASKYYYQDAKMVYYNLSIEDRIRYDTEISNSHSQFMVWSAALDLNKEGLFQLFEDIIFNKDPQGKVSRNIIKGLLNSEKKENWELVEKLLLSAQRQEGLRQVVLEALDETSIGALQYMIKVIIDNKLSRFSSVVRAIDTWTGLGWDAEKETTVRNIIELAYGYFSNPETIPTGIRSKNNNEAYMALWVQGVLDVEKTVPFLHELLEKGTVEKKCLALKFAGETHDPYIEMPLYFKALEDENLQVLAFAAPRLNALLDANIKSKYYIDNADYPDFFNKVYNLAQSITVKEKAFEGKVFSWLNAKFEKDTLYSSAINLIGDHNDRLELILSQFESFAINLREKLTRQILGGYYCYSFYNFQSNSGREKKAPTDFQRSFALRILKDRGESLVASAICTLNNLTLTSDELTTFQELYKRKNSNLKKNLTAILLKQEEPQITSFVEAILEKGDLEQRMSALDIMLQLQKNNKLADKVNDWVKAYSARPKITEKETKFIEQLEPSQNKNILSAENGYGFFTPNFISAYELPKPASDSLYSKTVKEQQYGFSKSMSHIKTEISKLYKLFEDNRNFEYEIENYDNSKETVLLGNTFRQFKKLKDEKDQEAAATNYPLYEVWSGWFQDSGLQERDLFLLTLVSNCDRKIWRDFLEKHVFYYKELLPHPNKRGYDWDNAILNILNALQLKYVFKEKTDFLIDACAALYADLPESILEFEFKPGKDQYYYNSDSGNGWQNQGFFDVYLNKISLGDLTADQENKMWNLYRWRQLNGLERNISYCRPPIHLYCTAFEQKLITEGELYEGILEPERISVLTGGSRHYRHFGSEELLVRFPFLVPMIDKIRETFLDIEVKRGDSNTSVTPLVQSFQKIYGVNRLVEMLTALGKASLYKGYIYSWSYTELTKQKLFSYLLKRCYPLASDTQKIFNEAVKKAKISEERLIQTAIYAPQWQKLISNYLDWKGLDEGIWWFHAHTKTATYSAVNSELESEMAKFSSIDLQDFKDGAVDKDWFVSAYKKLGKAKWEMLYESAKYVTDGNGHRRARLYADTIMGDLKIREVTAKVKDKRDQDYLRVYGLVPLSKASPEKDILARYEYLQQFKKESKEFGSMKQASEALAIRVALENLARNAGYPDPVRLTWAMETKQIQNILSKETELKLDDVTISLVISKEGKADLVTLKGDKELKSIPPKYKKDKGVLELTNYRKTMREQWTRSRKGLEESMIRGDEFLFAEMQNLFEHPIISKHLEKLVFISNEEQVGFYVDGNLVTALGEMIPLNENQTFRIAHCFDLHKNKVWTDFQKYCFDNKLQQPFKQIFRELYVPTPDELKEKSISRRYAGHQVQPNQTLALLKGRGWKVDYEEGLQKVFHKEGYQVKMYALADWFSPADVESPTLETIEFHSLKDYKNVAFEDINPRIFSEVMRDIDLVVSVAHVGGVDPEASHSSIEMRAVLLRETLRLFKIKNVEITGNHAIIKGQMAEYSVHLGSAVVHQVPGKYLSVLPIHSQHRGRLFLPFADDDPKSAEVMSKVLLFAKDNEIQDPTILRQIDKTYA, from the coding sequence ATGACGATAGAAGATCTTTTAAAAAATAAAATAGTCGAGAATCCGATTAAGAGGTTCAAGAAAGAACTGGAAGAAATTGTAAACAGCAATCTGGTTACGAAATTATTTTCTGGAACAAAACTCAAAAAAGAAGTGGCCGAGTTTGGTCTGGAACTGGTTAAGTTTGAGGACAACTATTATGGCACGTATATTTCTTTGGGCTCAAAAGAAGCCGAAAAGTTTGAAACGCTGGTAAAAGAAAATATCTGGGAAGACAAAAACTATTATGAGCTTCTGGTTTTCTTTTTTGGAGAAGAAAATGCCGCTTTCGTAAAAGAAGCTTGGAACAGACTGCCTCAAAAAATGTATCAGACAGGTTATTCCAGACGATCTTTTAGAGCGCCAAATCACAAGAGTTATCTGCTCGTAAATCAAGTTAATTTTCTGCGTTCGTTATTGAATGGCGCCAGTAAATACTATTATCAGGACGCTAAAATGGTCTATTATAATTTGAGTATAGAAGATCGAATTCGTTATGATACGGAGATTTCGAACTCGCATAGCCAATTTATGGTGTGGTCTGCAGCGCTTGATTTGAATAAAGAAGGCCTTTTTCAGCTGTTTGAAGATATTATTTTCAATAAAGATCCTCAGGGAAAAGTTTCAAGAAATATCATCAAAGGACTTTTAAACAGTGAGAAAAAAGAAAACTGGGAGCTGGTAGAAAAACTGCTTTTGTCTGCTCAGCGTCAGGAAGGATTGCGTCAGGTTGTTTTAGAAGCGCTGGACGAAACCAGTATCGGCGCTTTGCAATACATGATTAAAGTGATTATCGATAATAAACTGAGCCGTTTTTCATCGGTTGTGCGAGCGATAGACACGTGGACAGGTTTGGGCTGGGATGCCGAAAAAGAAACTACGGTTCGCAATATTATCGAGTTGGCTTATGGCTATTTTTCAAATCCGGAAACGATTCCGACAGGCATTCGCAGCAAAAATAATAATGAAGCCTATATGGCGCTTTGGGTTCAGGGCGTTTTGGATGTCGAAAAAACAGTTCCGTTTCTGCATGAGTTGTTAGAAAAAGGTACGGTAGAAAAGAAATGTCTAGCGCTGAAATTTGCGGGAGAAACGCACGATCCGTATATCGAAATGCCGCTTTACTTTAAAGCTTTAGAAGACGAAAATCTTCAGGTTTTGGCATTTGCCGCTCCGAGATTGAACGCGCTTTTGGATGCCAATATCAAATCGAAATATTATATCGACAATGCCGATTATCCAGACTTTTTCAATAAAGTGTATAATCTTGCGCAAAGCATAACGGTAAAAGAAAAAGCGTTTGAAGGAAAAGTATTTTCGTGGCTGAATGCGAAGTTCGAAAAAGATACTTTGTATTCGTCGGCTATTAATTTAATTGGTGATCATAACGATAGATTAGAACTTATTTTAAGCCAGTTCGAAAGTTTCGCCATCAATTTGAGAGAAAAACTTACGCGCCAGATTTTGGGCGGTTATTACTGTTATTCGTTTTACAATTTTCAAAGCAATAGCGGAAGGGAGAAAAAAGCTCCAACCGATTTTCAGCGAAGTTTTGCTTTAAGAATCCTGAAAGATAGGGGAGAATCGCTTGTCGCTTCGGCAATTTGCACATTGAACAATCTCACGCTGACGTCTGATGAATTGACTACTTTTCAGGAATTGTACAAACGTAAAAATTCCAATTTAAAGAAAAACCTAACGGCAATTTTACTGAAACAGGAAGAGCCTCAAATCACTTCTTTTGTAGAAGCTATTCTAGAAAAAGGCGATCTGGAACAGCGTATGTCGGCTTTGGACATTATGCTGCAACTGCAGAAAAACAATAAATTGGCTGATAAAGTAAATGACTGGGTAAAAGCATATTCGGCGAGACCAAAAATCACCGAAAAAGAAACCAAATTTATAGAGCAGTTAGAACCATCGCAAAATAAAAATATTCTAAGCGCCGAAAACGGTTACGGATTTTTTACGCCAAACTTTATATCGGCTTATGAGCTTCCAAAACCTGCTTCGGATTCTTTGTATTCAAAAACGGTGAAAGAACAGCAATATGGTTTTTCAAAATCAATGTCGCATATTAAAACCGAGATTTCGAAACTCTATAAATTGTTTGAAGACAATCGAAATTTTGAATACGAAATTGAAAACTACGATAACAGTAAAGAGACTGTACTGCTCGGAAATACTTTTAGACAATTTAAAAAGCTGAAAGACGAAAAAGACCAGGAAGCTGCAGCGACAAATTATCCTTTGTATGAGGTCTGGTCGGGCTGGTTTCAAGATTCTGGATTACAAGAAAGAGATTTGTTTTTATTGACGCTCGTAAGCAATTGCGATCGAAAAATCTGGCGTGATTTCCTTGAAAAACACGTTTTTTACTATAAAGAATTATTGCCGCATCCAAACAAAAGAGGTTACGATTGGGACAATGCAATCCTGAATATTTTGAATGCTTTACAGCTGAAATATGTCTTTAAAGAAAAAACAGATTTCTTAATTGATGCCTGCGCAGCTTTGTATGCCGATCTTCCAGAATCGATCTTGGAGTTTGAATTCAAACCGGGAAAAGATCAATACTATTATAATTCGGATAGCGGAAACGGCTGGCAGAATCAAGGTTTTTTTGATGTTTATCTGAATAAAATCAGTTTAGGCGATTTAACGGCAGATCAGGAAAATAAGATGTGGAATCTGTACAGATGGCGACAACTTAACGGATTGGAAAGAAATATTTCGTACTGCAGACCGCCAATTCATTTGTACTGCACCGCTTTTGAACAAAAATTAATTACTGAAGGCGAATTGTATGAAGGCATTTTGGAACCTGAGAGAATTTCGGTTTTAACGGGCGGAAGCAGGCATTACAGACATTTTGGAAGCGAAGAATTATTGGTTAGATTTCCGTTTCTAGTGCCGATGATTGATAAAATCAGAGAAACATTTTTGGATATTGAGGTCAAAAGAGGTGATTCAAATACTTCGGTTACGCCTTTGGTTCAGAGTTTCCAGAAAATTTATGGCGTTAATCGTTTAGTCGAGATGCTTACGGCGCTTGGAAAAGCAAGTTTGTACAAAGGCTACATTTATTCGTGGAGCTATACCGAATTGACGAAACAAAAACTGTTTAGCTATTTGCTGAAAAGATGTTACCCTTTAGCTTCAGATACGCAGAAAATCTTTAATGAGGCCGTTAAAAAGGCTAAAATTTCAGAAGAAAGATTAATTCAGACTGCAATTTATGCTCCGCAATGGCAAAAGCTAATCAGTAATTATTTAGACTGGAAAGGTCTTGATGAAGGAATCTGGTGGTTTCATGCGCATACTAAAACCGCAACATACAGCGCCGTAAATTCGGAGTTGGAAAGCGAAATGGCAAAATTCTCGTCTATCGATTTGCAGGATTTTAAAGATGGAGCGGTTGACAAAGACTGGTTTGTATCGGCTTATAAAAAATTGGGCAAAGCCAAATGGGAAATGCTCTACGAATCGGCTAAATACGTAACAGACGGAAACGGACACCGCCGTGCGCGCTTGTACGCAGATACGATTATGGGCGATTTGAAAATCAGGGAAGTAACTGCAAAAGTAAAAGACAAACGCGATCAAGACTATTTGCGCGTTTACGGTTTAGTGCCCTTAAGCAAAGCAAGTCCAGAAAAAGATATTTTGGCGCGTTACGAATATTTGCAGCAGTTTAAAAAAGAAAGCAAAGAATTTGGTTCGATGAAACAGGCTAGCGAAGCTTTGGCAATTCGCGTAGCATTAGAAAACTTAGCTCGAAATGCAGGTTATCCAGATCCCGTTCGCTTGACTTGGGCGATGGAAACCAAACAAATTCAGAATATTTTATCTAAAGAAACGGAGCTAAAATTAGATGATGTAACTATAAGTCTTGTTATCAGTAAAGAAGGAAAAGCTGATTTGGTTACTTTGAAAGGAGATAAAGAATTAAAATCGATTCCGCCAAAATACAAAAAAGATAAAGGAGTACTGGAATTGACCAATTATCGCAAAACCATGCGAGAGCAGTGGACGCGTTCGAGAAAAGGCCTAGAAGAAAGTATGATTCGCGGAGACGAGTTTTTATTCGCAGAAATGCAAAACCTTTTTGAGCATCCAATTATTTCGAAACATTTAGAAAAACTGGTTTTTATTTCAAACGAAGAACAAGTTGGTTTTTATGTAGATGGAAATCTGGTAACGGCTTTGGGAGAAATGATTCCATTAAACGAAAACCAAACTTTTAGAATTGCACACTGTTTTGATTTGCATAAAAATAAGGTTTGGACAGATTTTCAGAAATATTGTTTTGACAATAAATTGCAGCAGCCGTTTAAACAAATCTTTAGAGAGCTATATGTTCCAACGCCAGACGAATTGAAAGAAAAATCAATTTCAAGACGTTACGCAGGACATCAAGTGCAGCCAAACCAAACTTTGGCATTGCTGAAAGGAAGAGGTTGGAAAGTAGATTATGAAGAAGGTTTGCAGAAAGTTTTTCATAAAGAAGGCTATCAGGTCAAAATGTACGCATTGGCAGACTGGTTCTCTCCAGCAGATGTAGAAAGTCCGACTTTAGAAACGATTGAATTCCATTCGCTAAAAGATTATAAAAATGTAGCTTTTGAAGATATTAATCCGAGGATTTTCTCAGAAGTAATGCGTGACATTGATTTGGTGGTAAGCGTTGCCCACGTGGGTGGAGTTGATCCAGAAGCGAGCCATTCTTCTATCGAAATGAGAGCGGTATTGCTAAGAGAAACACTCCGTCTGTTCAAAATTAAGAATGTTGAAATTACAGGAAACCATGCCATTATAAAAGGACAAATGGCAGAATACAGCGTGCATTTAGGAAGTGCAGTGGTGCATCAGGTTCCAGGCAAATATTTATCAGTACTGCCAATTCATTCGCAGCATAGAGGGCGTTTATTCTTGCCATTTGCTGATGATGACCCGAAATCGGCTGAGGTAATGTCTAAAGTATTGCTATTTGCCAAAGACAATGAAATTCAAGATCCTACTATTTTAAGGCAGATTGATAAAACGTACGCTTAA
- a CDS encoding DEAD/DEAH box helicase — protein MTNLTIKSAKEHPVFREVLHSLITNRFYSELDLESKKNLIDENNLDKAIWLASIIATSTEESDKYLSSVFGIALFLEFESKEYRKVAYIILSRSGNLITTRFFKELITINSISGDLFFDDSFGTVMDFELGSKIALNEIESGKGKIIGSDYQKYLWTILTKSNENVAISAPTSAGKSFIVQNFVRHSFLNRKSFFVVYIVPTRALISEVSEDFRKILDSDVNINTAFIEKEDLTLKEQFSDKEIFILTPERTLKLIQYSYKNDFYPDIIFIDEVQNIEDEGNRGFIFEHLINEIEAIWKKSRKVTAGPFLNNPDFLLKQMFKEFSENLKTIFSPVFQLKISLKPLKDSKFVLAKIFFLEELINKVEVPIDFDYGKQITDNKLKTTVKVLLRFGKNSKNLIYLPKTNFVEQFSNYLAIEKMNEKPELSEEIFELIELIKEEIHHQYNLIDILKIKSAFHHGKLPEIIRGELEYLFSNGYLDNIICTSTLVEGVNLPAEKIFIPYPRKDKKKLSPFEFGNIVGRAGRIRDALTGTIICLEKEEEEWAEDFFENEPDKEIIPAINKILSYPIDDLVNALNQPLDIGNKKIEFGVIFLKLKYLKGEEKLVEYLKDKNADKESIEVIVSNLSKKLEDIKLPSDVLRLNPSIDPELQNALYLRIKEEGIKNWVLHMHKHINAKWNRETLSKKVHEESNFYGQLKNILYKLDEVFDFNREAYFKHDISRTVPQMVFYATLWLENKSFKELIIREINFNADTKKSIDRDNKKDVNKTINEVIKIYSSIISYVLVKYTKLLADILEYMLTEEELELYKLSLSLPTMLELGTRDNLVLFLISKGISRSIAIKIYKIIPEEHIEKPIEWLSTQKELKIQKIYNDYLKRKGYLLIEES, from the coding sequence ATGACTAATTTAACGATTAAATCAGCAAAAGAGCATCCTGTTTTTAGAGAGGTTTTACATTCTTTAATAACTAATAGATTTTATTCAGAATTAGATTTAGAGTCTAAAAAAAACTTGATAGATGAAAATAATCTAGACAAGGCGATATGGCTTGCTTCTATAATTGCTACTAGTACAGAAGAAAGTGACAAATATTTGAGTTCAGTATTTGGAATTGCTCTTTTTTTAGAATTTGAATCTAAAGAGTATAGAAAGGTTGCATATATAATTTTATCGAGATCTGGTAATTTGATTACAACTCGTTTTTTTAAAGAGCTTATAACAATAAATTCAATATCAGGAGATTTATTTTTTGATGATAGTTTTGGTACTGTAATGGATTTTGAATTGGGATCCAAAATAGCATTAAATGAAATTGAGAGTGGGAAAGGAAAAATTATTGGTTCAGATTATCAAAAGTATTTATGGACTATATTAACAAAAAGTAATGAAAATGTAGCGATATCTGCCCCAACTTCTGCTGGTAAATCGTTTATAGTTCAAAATTTTGTTAGACATTCATTTTTAAATAGAAAATCTTTTTTTGTAGTTTACATTGTTCCTACAAGAGCTTTAATTTCAGAAGTTTCAGAAGATTTTAGGAAAATATTAGATTCCGATGTAAACATAAATACTGCATTCATTGAAAAAGAAGATCTTACTTTAAAAGAACAATTTTCAGATAAAGAGATATTTATATTAACTCCAGAAAGAACATTAAAATTAATACAGTATTCTTATAAAAATGATTTTTATCCAGATATAATTTTTATAGACGAAGTTCAAAATATAGAAGATGAAGGGAATAGGGGTTTTATTTTTGAACATTTAATCAATGAAATAGAAGCTATTTGGAAAAAATCTAGAAAGGTAACTGCAGGACCATTTTTGAATAATCCAGACTTCTTATTAAAACAAATGTTTAAAGAGTTTAGTGAGAATTTAAAAACAATATTCTCGCCAGTATTTCAATTAAAAATTAGTCTAAAACCACTAAAAGATAGTAAGTTCGTTTTGGCTAAAATTTTTTTTCTTGAAGAATTAATTAATAAAGTTGAGGTTCCAATTGATTTTGATTATGGAAAGCAGATAACGGATAATAAGTTAAAAACTACTGTAAAGGTTTTGTTGAGATTTGGAAAGAATAGCAAGAATTTAATCTATTTACCAAAGACAAATTTTGTAGAGCAATTTTCGAATTATTTGGCAATAGAAAAAATGAATGAAAAACCGGAATTGAGTGAAGAAATATTTGAATTGATTGAATTGATAAAAGAGGAGATTCATCATCAATACAATTTAATAGATATACTAAAAATTAAATCTGCTTTTCATCATGGTAAATTACCTGAAATTATAAGAGGTGAATTAGAATATCTTTTCTCAAATGGCTATCTCGATAATATTATTTGTACTTCAACATTAGTAGAAGGAGTTAATCTTCCCGCTGAAAAAATTTTCATTCCATATCCAAGAAAAGATAAAAAGAAATTAAGCCCATTTGAATTTGGAAACATCGTCGGTCGGGCTGGTAGGATTAGAGATGCACTTACAGGAACAATAATTTGCTTAGAAAAAGAAGAAGAAGAATGGGCTGAAGATTTTTTTGAAAATGAACCAGATAAAGAAATTATTCCAGCAATTAATAAAATATTAAGTTATCCGATTGATGATTTAGTTAATGCTTTAAATCAACCACTAGATATTGGAAATAAAAAAATAGAATTTGGAGTTATTTTTCTGAAACTAAAGTACCTAAAAGGAGAAGAAAAACTTGTTGAATATTTAAAAGATAAAAATGCTGATAAGGAATCAATAGAAGTGATAGTAAGTAATCTCTCTAAAAAATTAGAAGATATTAAACTTCCTAGTGATGTATTAAGGCTTAATCCAAGCATAGATCCTGAACTTCAAAATGCACTATATTTAAGAATAAAAGAAGAAGGTATAAAAAATTGGGTTCTCCATATGCATAAACATATAAATGCAAAATGGAATAGGGAGACGTTATCGAAAAAGGTTCACGAGGAAAGTAATTTTTATGGTCAATTGAAGAATATTTTATATAAGTTGGATGAAGTATTTGATTTTAATAGAGAGGCATATTTTAAGCATGATATTTCCCGAACGGTTCCACAAATGGTATTTTATGCCACTTTATGGTTAGAAAATAAAAGTTTTAAAGAGTTGATAATTAGGGAGATTAATTTTAATGCAGATACTAAGAAAAGTATTGATAGGGATAATAAAAAAGATGTGAATAAAACAATAAATGAAGTAATAAAAATTTATTCATCCATTATAAGTTATGTTTTAGTAAAATATACAAAGCTTCTGGCGGATATTTTAGAATATATGCTTACAGAAGAAGAATTAGAGTTGTATAAATTAAGTCTTTCTTTACCTACAATGTTAGAGTTAGGAACTAGAGATAATTTAGTTTTATTTTTAATTTCTAAAGGGATTTCGAGATCAATTGCAATTAAAATTTATAAAATTATACCTGAGGAACATATTGAAAAACCAATAGAATGGTTGTCAACTCAAAAAGAATTAAAAATTCAAAAAATTTATAACGATTATCTAAAGAGAAAAGGTTATTTATTAATTGAGGAAAGTTAA
- a CDS encoding DUF1837 domain-containing protein codes for MASRIKEIDWLKLIKVDRDTFLKWFFLHEEEVISDDIKVKFYSLKCENNELNIEGFINYLYCEVEKYVFDEKEIKELIEDGYSPLEKALSYFGDIDPLTDGRYGELILYLFVESVLQAPMIVHKISQTYNNNDQVKGADGIFIGNINDKATLLIGESKMRNNFNLCVGDVMESLGRFISDSGTVERELDVAKKHLSRNLHNLERGDLDFIYQSLRVKQKEFKEYSICYPAFLMYKEKKIGKIIDEDLTEIENEVLKLIKSVKSKRANYIKKSLPDVLDTTLEFFMMPVKDVSSFREMCYQIFHNGKKYERKE; via the coding sequence ATGGCAAGTAGAATTAAAGAAATAGATTGGTTAAAGCTTATTAAAGTAGATAGAGATACTTTTTTAAAGTGGTTTTTTCTACATGAAGAAGAAGTGATTTCAGATGATATAAAAGTTAAATTTTACAGTTTAAAATGTGAAAATAATGAGCTGAATATAGAAGGTTTTATAAATTACCTGTATTGTGAAGTTGAAAAATATGTATTTGATGAAAAAGAAATAAAAGAACTTATTGAGGATGGATATAGTCCCCTTGAGAAAGCTCTAAGCTATTTTGGAGATATTGACCCTTTAACTGATGGACGATATGGAGAACTAATTCTATATCTATTTGTTGAGTCTGTATTGCAAGCACCAATGATTGTTCATAAAATTTCTCAAACATATAATAATAATGATCAGGTAAAAGGAGCAGACGGAATTTTTATAGGAAATATTAATGATAAGGCAACTCTATTAATTGGTGAATCTAAGATGCGTAATAATTTTAATTTATGCGTAGGAGATGTAATGGAATCACTAGGAAGATTTATAAGTGATTCTGGAACAGTAGAAAGAGAACTTGATGTGGCAAAAAAACATTTAAGTAGGAATTTACATAATTTAGAGCGAGGTGATTTGGATTTTATTTATCAAAGCTTAAGAGTCAAACAAAAAGAATTTAAGGAATACAGTATTTGTTATCCAGCTTTTTTAATGTATAAAGAAAAAAAAATTGGTAAAATAATTGACGAGGACTTAACAGAAATAGAAAACGAAGTTTTAAAATTAATTAAATCAGTTAAATCTAAAAGAGCCAATTATATTAAAAAATCGTTACCTGATGTTTTAGATACCACGCTTGAATTTTTTATGATGCCAGTGAAAGATGTTAGTTCTTTTAGAGAAATGTGTTATCAGATTTTTCATAATGGAAAGAAATATGAAAGGAAAGAATGA
- a CDS encoding TatD family hydrolase: protein MTYIDIGINLTNKQFQNDIDDVVQDALDADVSQMILTGTSVRNSEESAKIARQYPGVLYATAGIHPHDAKSFDAQSISKLRKLLEQKHVVSVGECGLDFDRDFSPRNKQEECYKAQLELAIDVHKPLFLHERSAFSSFMNITKDYLPKLPKAVVHCFTGTLQEAKTYLDNGFYLGFTGAISDAKRFSHLKEVIQYVPLDRMMIETDAPFMLPKNVPNSLLKKYHERRCEPAFLPYVAGTIAQFKGITLAKVAEETTRNSKSFFGI, encoded by the coding sequence ATGACATATATAGATATCGGAATTAATTTAACGAATAAACAATTCCAAAACGACATAGACGATGTCGTACAAGACGCGCTCGACGCCGACGTATCGCAGATGATACTCACGGGCACGAGCGTACGTAATAGCGAAGAATCTGCGAAGATTGCGAGACAGTATCCGGGCGTGTTATACGCTACGGCGGGAATACACCCGCATGATGCGAAGAGTTTTGATGCGCAGAGCATTTCGAAACTTAGGAAATTATTAGAACAGAAACACGTCGTTTCGGTTGGGGAGTGCGGACTCGATTTTGATCGTGACTTTTCGCCCCGAAATAAACAGGAAGAATGTTATAAAGCCCAATTAGAATTGGCGATTGATGTACATAAACCGTTGTTTTTGCACGAAAGAAGCGCTTTTAGTTCGTTTATGAATATTACCAAAGACTATCTGCCGAAACTGCCCAAAGCCGTTGTGCATTGTTTTACAGGAACTTTGCAAGAAGCCAAAACCTATCTCGATAACGGATTTTATCTGGGTTTTACGGGAGCGATTTCAGATGCCAAGCGTTTCAGCCATTTAAAAGAAGTCATTCAGTACGTACCGCTCGACCGAATGATGATTGAAACTGATGCGCCGTTTATGCTTCCTAAAAATGTCCCGAACAGCCTTTTGAAGAAATACCACGAACGCCGTTGCGAACCTGCTTTTCTACCGTATGTTGCCGGAACAATTGCACAGTTTAAAGGAATTACTTTGGCTAAAGTAGCGGAGGAAACAACTAGGAATTCTAAAAGCTTTTTTGGGATTTAG
- a CDS encoding RtcB family protein, with protein sequence MKTQISGTDILELGFPEGKIIGIALKINSKRNGFTRDEMIAHYKNVLEAPENYIDDKVFSKLAVALIEKSNEKPEDFIALNQNPNAYSAYGLDHIEDGARKQMEVAMKLPITVAGALMPDAHQGYGLPIGGVLATKNAIIPYGVGVDIGCRMALSVYDIPEDFYFENEAKFKKELISNSIFGAGHGFHGQYRSDHAVLENETFNMNPFVKNLKDKAWSQLGSSGGGNHFVEFGIMEFAQDDAVLNIPKGKYVALLTHSGSRGMGATIAGHYTKIAKDECRLPEVAKNLAYLDMNSQLGQEYWLAMNLAGDYASACHEIIHNKMERALGAAILAKVENHHNFAWKEIWNGEEVIVHRKGATPAGKGVMGIIPGSMTAPGFLVRGKGEENAINSASHGAGRQMSRTQAIKSITQTEMKAILSDHGVTLIGAGLDEAPMAYKDINQVMEAQQDLVDVVAKFTPKLVRMADDGSKED encoded by the coding sequence ATGAAAACACAAATAAGCGGTACAGATATATTAGAATTAGGATTCCCAGAAGGAAAAATAATTGGGATTGCCTTAAAAATAAACAGCAAAAGAAACGGATTCACAAGAGACGAGATGATCGCTCATTACAAAAATGTTCTAGAAGCTCCTGAGAATTATATAGACGATAAAGTGTTCAGCAAACTGGCTGTTGCTTTAATCGAAAAATCGAATGAAAAACCAGAAGATTTCATTGCTTTAAATCAGAACCCGAATGCGTATTCTGCTTACGGATTGGATCATATCGAAGATGGAGCCAGAAAACAGATGGAAGTGGCCATGAAGTTGCCTATTACGGTTGCAGGAGCTTTAATGCCAGATGCGCATCAAGGTTACGGATTACCGATTGGCGGAGTTCTAGCTACAAAAAATGCCATTATTCCATATGGTGTTGGGGTGGATATTGGATGTAGAATGGCGTTGTCGGTTTACGATATTCCAGAGGATTTTTACTTTGAAAACGAAGCCAAATTCAAAAAAGAATTAATCTCGAATTCCATTTTTGGAGCAGGTCACGGATTTCACGGCCAGTACAGATCAGATCACGCGGTTTTGGAGAACGAGACTTTCAATATGAATCCGTTTGTGAAGAACTTGAAAGATAAAGCTTGGTCGCAATTAGGTTCTTCTGGCGGCGGAAATCACTTTGTAGAATTCGGAATCATGGAATTTGCACAAGACGATGCGGTTTTGAATATTCCAAAAGGAAAATACGTCGCTTTGTTAACGCATTCTGGTTCACGCGGAATGGGCGCAACCATTGCCGGACATTACACTAAAATTGCCAAAGACGAGTGCAGACTTCCAGAAGTGGCTAAGAATTTAGCTTACTTGGATATGAATTCGCAATTGGGTCAGGAATATTGGCTGGCGATGAATTTGGCTGGAGATTACGCTTCTGCTTGTCACGAGATTATCCATAACAAAATGGAACGCGCTTTGGGTGCGGCGATTTTAGCCAAAGTCGAAAACCACCATAATTTTGCTTGGAAAGAAATCTGGAACGGCGAAGAAGTGATCGTACATAGAAAAGGAGCAACTCCAGCCGGAAAAGGCGTTATGGGAATCATTCCCGGAAGTATGACCGCACCGGGATTTTTGGTGAGAGGAAAAGGCGAGGAGAACGCCATAAATTCCGCTTCGCATGGAGCAGGAAGACAAATGAGCAGAACCCAAGCCATAAAAAGCATTACACAAACCGAGATGAAAGCGATCCTGAGCGATCATGGCGTTACGCTTATCGGAGCAGGCCTAGACGAAGCCCCAATGGCGTATAAAGATATCAATCAGGTTATGGAAGCACAACAGGATTTAGTAGATGTGGTTGCCAAATTTACCCCGAAACTAGTTAGAATGGCAGATGATGGAAGCAAGGAGGATTAG